Part of the Mycolicibacterium thermoresistibile genome, GCGCGACGTTCGGGCTTCTTGTCGGTCACAGCTAGTTGGTCACACGTCCCAGGTAACTGCCGTCGCGGGTGTCCACCTTGACCTTGTCACCGGTGTTGATGAACAACGGCACCTGAATCTCCGCACCGGTCTCCACGGTGGCCGGCTTGGTTCCGGCGCTGGACCGGTCGCCCTGCAGGCCCGGCTCGGTGTGGGTGACCTCCAGCTCCACCGACACCGGCAGCTCCAGATACAGCGGGGAGCCGTCGTGGAAGGCGATCTGCACAGGCAGGCTCTCCAGCAGGAACTTGGCCGCGTCGCCGACCATCGACTCGGGCAGCGGGTGCTGCTCGTAGTTCTCGGAGTCCATGAACACGAAGTCCGAGCCGTCCCGGTACAGATAGGTGGCGTCGCGCCGGTCGACCGTGGCGGTCTCGACCTTCACCCCGGCGTTGAAGGTCTTGTCGACGGTCTTGCCCGACACCACGTTCTTGAGTTTGGTCCGCACGAACGCCGGCCCCTTACCCGGCTTGACGTGCAGGAACTCGACGATCTGCCACAGCTGGCCGTCGATCACCAGCACCAGCCCGTTCTTGAAGTCGGCGGTCGTTGCCACAGTCGGTTCGTCTCCTAAATCTCAGTCGAGAACAGCCAGATCCTTGGGGAACCTGGTGAGCAAGTCGGGGGTCGTCTCACCTACGACCAGCGTGTCCTCGATGCGGACACCGCCACGGTCGGGCAGATAGACACCTGGCTCCACGGTAACCACAGAGCCAGCAAGCAGTGTACCGACGGCGGCGGCGTTGATCCCCGGCGCTTCGTGGATGTGCAGTCCGACGCCGTGCCCAAGACCGTGGCCGAAGTTGTCGGCATACCCGGCGTCGGCGATCACCTGCCGCGCCGCGGCGTCCACCTCGCGCAGCGGCGCCCCCGCCCGCAGCGCCTCGGTCCCGGCCCGCTGCGCGGTCGCCACCAGCTCGTAGAGCTCGTGCTGCCACTGCGCCGCCGGACCGAGCACGAAGGTGCGGGTCATATCGGAGTGGTAGCCGGCCACCAGCGCCCCGAAGTCGATCTTGACGAAGTCCCCGGCCTTCAGCTCGGCGTCGGTCGGGCGGTGGTGCGGGATCGCCGAATTGGCTCCGGCCGCCACGATGGTCTCGAACGACGGCCCGTCGGCGCCGTGGTCGAGCATCAGCGACTCCAGGTCGCGTCGCACCTGCTTCTCGGTGCGGCCCGGACGCAGCCCCCCACCGGCGACCAGATCCGTCAGCGCCGCGTCGGCGGCTTCGCAGGCCAGCCGCAGGATCGCGATCTCCCCGGCATCCTTGACCTCGCGCAGCCGTTCGACGATCCGCGGGGCGCGCACCAGCTCGACACCCTCGGCGGCCTGCTGCAACGCCGTGTGGGCGTCCACGGTGACCACATGGCTCTCGAAACCCAGCCGGCGGATCCCGTCGGCGGCGGCGCGGCCGGCCAGGTGGGGCCCGCACGCCCGCTCGATGACCAGTTCGACGTCGGGCGCCTGCCGGGCGGCCTGGGTGCGGTAGCGCCCGTCTGTCGCCAGCACGGCGGTGGCGCCGTCCGCCTTGACCAACAGTGCGGCATTCGACCCGGTGAACCCGGAGAGATAACGGACGTTGGTCAGATCGGTGACCAACATCGCGTCGAGTTCGGCGTCGGCGAGGTGGTGTCGCAGTCGATCCCGTCGTTGTGAAATAGTCACAGTTGATGAAGCTACTCGCTACGCTGAGGCCCCATGAGTAAGTGGCTGCTGCGCGGACTGGTGTTCGCGGCCCTGATGGTGGTGGTTCGACTCTTCCAGGGCGCGTTGATCAATGCCTGGCCCGTCCGGGCGACATTGATCAGTGTGACCCTGGTGGTGGCGTTCGCCATCGTCGCCTTCGTGTGGGGCTATCTGGACGGCAGGTCCGACGCACGAGCCAACCCCGACCCGGATCGCCGCTCGGATCTGTCGATGGCCTGGCTGCTGGCCGGGTTGTTCGCCGGGGTGGTCAGCGGTGCGGTCTGCTGGTTCATCGGGCTGTTCTACGAGAGCCTGTACGTGGAGGCCCTGATCAACGAGGTCACCACGTTCGCGGCGTTCACCGCGCTGCTGACGTTCCTGGCGGCGCTGAGCGGGGTGGCGCTGGGCCGCTGGCTGGTCGACCGCAAGACGCCCGACCAGCCGCGCCGCCGGGTCGGAGCCGACGGTGACACGAACGCCGACACCGACGTGTTCGCCGCGGTGCAGAACGGCGGCGGCACGACCGTCGAGGCCCCGCCCCAGGACCGCACCTAGATCTTTCCGGGGAGTTTCCCGGCTTTCGGGGAGTTTCCGGGTTCAGGCGCTCTTGCCGGTGTTCGCGAGGTAGCGGAGTGCCAGCAGGTAGCCCTGCACGCCGAGCCCGACGATGACCCCGGTCGCCACCGCGCTCAGATAGGAGTGGTGCCGGAACTCCTCCCGGGCGTGCACGTTGGAGATGTGCACCTCGATCAGCGGTGCGCGCAGTTCCGCGCAGGCGTCCCGCAGGGCGATCGACGTGTGGGTGAACGCGCCGGCGTTGAGGATCACCGGCACCCCGGCGTCGGCCGCGTCATGGATCCAGCCGAGCAGCTCGGCTTCGCTGTCGCTCTGCCGGACAACGGCTTTCAGCCCGAGGTCGGTGGCCTCCCGTTCGATCATGGCAACCAGATCGTCGTGGGTCGTACTGCCGTACACCTCCGGTTGACGGCGGCCGAGCCGGCCCAGGTTCGGCCCGTTGATGACGTACACCGTGGACTGCGCGGTCATGCCTTGCTCCCCTGTGCGGCGATCTCCGAGTAGGCGGCGGTCAGCAACGACGGGTCCGGGCCCTCCAACCGTCCCGGTTTGGCCAGGCCGTCGAGCACCACGAACCGCAACACCCCGGAGCGGGTCTTCTTGTCGCCGCGCATGAACTCCAGCAGCTCCGGCAACGCATCGGCGTCGTAACTGACCGGCAGCCCCAGCGCGGTCAGCACCGAACGGTGCCGATCGGCGGTGGCGTCGTCGAGCCGGCCGGCCAGCCGGCCCAGTTCGGCGGCGTACACCAGGCCCACCGACACCGCCGCGCCGTGACGCCACTGGTAACGCTCGCGCCGTTCGATCGCATGAGCCAGGGTGTGGCCGTAGTTGAGGATCTCCCGCAGTTGCGATTCCTTCTCGTCGGCGGCCACCACCTCGGCCTTGACCGCCACCGCCCGCCGGATCAGTTCGGGCAGCACGTCCCCGGCCGGGTCCAGCGCGGCCTGCGGATTGGCCTCGATCAAGTCCAGGATCTTCGGGTCGGCGATGAATCCGGCCTTCACCACCTCCGCCATACCGGCGACGATCTCGTTGCGCGGCAACGTCTCCATCGTCGCCAGGTCGATCAGCACCCCGATCGGCTGATGGAACGCCCCGACCAGGTTCTTGCCGGCATCGGTGTTGATGCCGGTCTTCCCGCCGACCGCGGCGTCGACCATGCCCAGCAGCGTGGTGGGGATGTGCACGATGTCGACCCCGCGCAGCCAGGTGGCCGCGACGAATCCGGCGACATCGGTGGCCGCTCCCCCACCCAGGCTGACGATCGCGTCTTTGCGGCCGAGCCCGATGCGGCCCAACACTTCCCACACGAAACCGACGACCGGGAGGTCCTTGCCCGCCTCGGCGTCGGGGATCTCGATGCGGTGGGCATCGACGCCGCTGTCCGCCAGCCGGGACCGGATCGCCTCGGCGGTCTGGGCCAGCACGGGCTGATGCAGCACGGCCACCTTGTGGCGGCCGCCGAGCAGGCGGTCCAGCTCCCCCAGCAGCCCGGTGCCGATGATCACCGGGTAGGGCGGGTCGACCTGGACGTCGACGGTTACCGGTTCAGTCATTCTCTTCGCTCCGCGTGACGGACGGCCAGGGCCGCGGGGGTGGGCGGATTGTCGGTGCTCGGTTCCGCTGTCAGGGTGGCCGGCTCTCTTCGGGAGCGGCCGGAGCCGCCACGGCGACGACGGCGCCGTCGCGGCGAGGTGTTCTGAGCGTTCTCCGGCCGGGAATCCTCCAGCCGGCTGACGATCTGGCGGACCACGGCACCCGGATTGCGCCGGTTGGTGTTGATCCGCATGGTCGCCACCTGCCGGTACAACGGACCGCGTTCGGCCATCAGCTTGCGGAACTTCTCGGTGCGGTCCCCGCCGGCCAGCAGTGGCCGCACGGTGCTGCCGCCGGTGCGGCGAACTCCCTCGGCCAGACCGATCTCCAGATAGATCACGGTGTGCCCGACCAGCGCCTCCCGGACTCCGGGTGTGGTGACGGCGCCGCCGCCCAGGGACAGCACACCGTCGTGGGTTTCCAGCGCCTCGCGGATGACCTCCTCCTCGATCCGGCGGAACTCCGGTTCGCCGTCGGTGGCGAAGATGTCGGCGATGGTGCGGCCGGTGCGCTCCTCGATCACGACATCGGTGTCGAGCAGGGTGAGATCCAGGGCCTTGGCCAGCCGCCGGCCGATGGTGGACTTGCCGGAGCCCGGCAATCCCACCAACACCGCCCTGGGCGCCATCAGCCCGACGCCTGGGCCGCCGGGCGCGCTGACGGTTCGCGGGCCGCCACCGCGCGCAGGTAGTTGTCGATGTTGGTGCGGGTCTCGGTCAGCGAGTCCCCGCCGAACTTCTTCAGCGCGGCGCGGGCCAGCACCAGCGCGACCATCGTCTCCACCACCACGCCGGCGGCCGGGACGGCGCACACGTCCGAACGCTGGTGGATGGCCGACGCCTGTTCACCGGTGGTCATGTCCACGGTGGACAGGGCGCGCGGCACGGTGGAGATCGGTTTCATCGCCGCCCGCACCCGCAGCGGCTGGCCGTTGGTCATGCCGCCCTCCAGCCCGCCGGCCCGGTTGGTCGACCGGCTCACCCCGTCGGGTCCGGGATACATCTCGTCATGGGCCTGGCTGCCGCGGCGACGGGCGGTTTCGAAACCGTCGCCGATCTCGACGCCCTTCATCGCCTGGATGCCCATCACCGCGCCGGCGAGCTGACTGTCGAGGCGGTCGTCGCCGCTGGTGAACGATCCGAGCCCGACGGGCAGTCCGGTGGCGACCACCTCGATGACACCGCCGAGGGTGTCGCCGTCGCGTTTGGCGGACTCGATCTCGGCGATCATCGATTCCTCGGCGTCCTTGCCGAATGCCCGCACCGGGCTCTCGTCGATGGCGGCAAGGTCGGAGGGTTGCGGCGGCGGGCCGTCGTAGGGGGTGGACGCACCGATCGAGATGATGTGGGAGATCACCTCCACGCCGAGCGCCTCGCGCAGGAAGTTGCGGGCCACCGTGCCCGCGGCGACGCGGGCGGCGGTCTCCCGGGCGCTGGCCCGTTCCAGCACCGGCCGGGCGTCGTCGAACCCGTACTTGAGCATGCCGGCGTAGTCGGCGTGGCCCGGCCGCGGGCGGGTCAGCGGCGCATTGCGCGCGACGTCGGCGAGTTCGGCGGGATCGACCGGGTCGGGAGCCATCACGGTCTCCCACTTGGGCCACTCGGTGTTGCCGATCTGGATCGCGATGGGTCCGCCGAGGGTGACACCGTGCCGGACGCCGGCCAGCATGGTGACCTCGTCCTGCTCGAATTTCATCCGGGCGCCCCGCCCGTAACCCAGCCGCCGGCGCCGCAGTTGCTCGGCGATGTCGGCGGAGGTGACGGGCACACCGGCGACCATCCCCTCGAGCACGGCCACCAACGCGCGCCCGTGGGATTCACCGGCCGTTATCCATCGCAACACGCGTCCCATCTTCCCATGACGCCGCGCACCGGCCGAATCGCTGGTGGCCGGCACACGCGGGTGAACGACATGACGGTTGTCCCCAATCGCCGATTCATCCACAGCTCGCCGTTCGGTCGGGGTCTGTTGTCACACCCCCGCACTATATTCGCACATATGTTCGAAAGAACACGACCGGACACCACCGCCCTCCCGGAGATCGAAGACCTCGCGTCGTTGAGTGACGCGGAGCTCATCGCCGCCGGGGTCGGCTGGGCCCGCGCCGAGAATGCGGCGGCCGCCCGCAAATTGGCGGTCATGGCCGAGTTGTTCGCCCGCCGCACCGGCTTGGCCGCGGGCGAACGGGAGGACTGGTTCGTCGACCCGGCAGCCGAGCTCACCGCCGAGCTTGCCGCCGCCCACGGCATCAGCCAGGGGCTGGCGATGGCGCAGACCCACCGGGCGGTCGCATTGCGGGACCGGCTGCCCGAGGTCGCCGCCCTGTTCGCCGCCGGCCGGATCAGCGATCTGCTGGTTCGCACGATCGTGTGGCGCACCCATCTGATCGTCGACGCCGAGGCGCTGGCACGGGTGGACGCCGCCGTGGCCACCTGCGCCACCGACTGGGGCGCGTTGTCGAAGAAGAAGGCCGAACAGGCCGTCGACGCGCTGGTCGAACTCTACGATCCGGGGGCGCTGCGGCGCGCACGCACCGCAGACCGCAGCCGCGACGTGGTGATCGGATCGCCGGCCGATGAACCCGGCATCACCAACATGTGGGGACGGCTGTCCGCACCCGACGCCGCCGCGCTCAAGAAGCGTCTGACCGCGATGGCCCGATCGGTGTGCCCCGAGGACCCGCGCACTCTGGCCGAGCGGCGCGCCGATGCGCTCGGCGCGCTGGCCGACGGCCTCGACCTCGTGTGCGAATGCGGCGCCGATGACTGCCCGGCCGTCCGGAACGGTGCACCGGAGCAGAAGCCCACGCCCGACACCGTGATCTATGTGATCGCCGAGTCCGGCACCGTCGACGCCGCGAGCCAGGCCCCTGTTGACGACGACGGCCAGGCCGCTGTTGACGACGAGGGCGCCGAACCACCGGCGGCGCCACCGGCTTTCATCGTCGGACACGGCGTGTTGCCCGCACCCCTGCTGGGTCCTCTGCTCGACCGGGCCCGGCTGTGTCCGCTGCGGCATCCTGGCTCCGCACCACCCGAACCGCGATATCGGCCGTCCGCGGCACTGGAGGCGTTTGTCCGCTGCCGCGACCTCACCTGTCGGTTCCCGGGTTGTGACCGGCCGGCCGACGTGTGCGATGTCGACCACACCGTCCCCTATCCGGACGGACCGACGCATGCCTCGAATCTGAAGTGTCTCTGTCGTTTCCATCATCTGTTGAAGACGTTCTGGGCGGGCTGGAAGGACTGTCAACTGCCCGATGGCACCGTCATCTGGACGTCGCCGACCGGCCAGACCCACACCACCAAACCGGGCAGCGCCTTGCACTTCCCGTCGTTGTGCGCACCGACCGGGACACTGAATCCGCCCGACACCACATCGGCCTCCACCGCAGGGGCCTCCACCGCAGGCCGCGACCTGAAGATGCCCAAGCGGCGCCGCACCCGCGACGAGGACCGCGCCTACCGGATCGAGGCCGAACGCCGACTCAACGCCGACCTGGTCGCCGAACGCAACCGGCCCCCTCCGTTCTGAGGCCAGGGGATGTCAGAGGATCGCCAGCGCGCCAGTTCCGAACCGCCGGCCAGTTGCGGACTGCGGTTGCCGGCGACCTGTTCTCTCGTTACGGGCGGCGGCGATAATGTGTGAAGCCATCGCGGGCCGCTGCCAGCGGACCCTTCCTGTGCAGAAGGTCTGTGGCCGCCCAGTGTGCCGTAGAACGGCGACCGTGGCATACCGCCAGCCCGTTACGTTCCAGGTACTTCAGTCCTTCCTGCACCTGATTCTGTTCCAGTTTCACCGCTCTGGCCAACTCGCGCACGGTGATTCCGGAGCCCCGCTGATAGAGCTGCCGGGCGATTCTGTAGTGCTGCTCCGGTACCGGAACAGGGGGCTCCTTGGGCGGCTTCCACGTCTTCTTCGTAGGCGGCGTCTTCGCAGGCGGTCGTGGTGGAGTCGGCTTATCATCGCCGACGTACTTCCTGCAGGTTAGGCAGATATCCTCGACGGTTGTGGTGCGGTGGATGCACCCGGCAGATTCCAGTGGGGCGCCGCGCTTGCCCAGCAAAATGGGCTTGCCTTCACGTCGACGCCGACGTCGCGGCGCTGCAGGCGGAGTCGCAGCCATGCTTCACGGTAACGAACCGCGTGACCGACACAGAGAAACTTCCAGCTATTCAGTTCGTGGGGCGGTCGTGTAGCGGGTGTCGTCCGACGCCACGGTCGCAGGGGATCTCGGCCAGACGCGCTGGCCGTCGGCAACGGGGCGCAACCCAGAACCGAGGAGGGTCTGTTCACGCACGGTGTCCTGACGTCGCTTCACGGCGTCAACAACCTATGGCGTCAGCGTCGCTGATGGTGTGGCGCCCACAGGTCCACACCGTCATTGATGTTCTGATGTAGGCGATGTTCTGAGGTAGGCGGGCCCCGCGCCTACCGGATCGAGACCGAACGCCGACTCAACGCCGACCTGGTCGCCGAACGCAACCGGCCCCCTCCGTTCTGAGGCCAGGGGATGTCAGAGGATCGCCAGCGCGACAGCGCCCGCGCTGGCGACACACATCGACGGGCCGTGCGGCACCGTTCGCGCGGCGGAGCGGATCAGCGCGATGACGCCGAGCACCCCGGTCAGCAGCGGCGCGGCCAACGCGGCCAGGGTCCACACCTCGGGTCCGAACGCGCCCGTCATCCCCCCGAGTCCGAGGGCGAGTTTGACGTCCCCGGCGCCCATCGCCGCCGGAGCCAGCAGATGCACGATCAGATAGACACCGGTCAACGCCATCGACCCCAACAGCGCCGGCACCCCATGACCGGCCGCCGCGGCGGCCATGAGCACCACGACGGCGCCCGGCAGGGTCAACCGGTTCGGCAGCCGCCGCCAGCGGATGTCGCAGACGCTCAGCGTCGCCAACCACCCGAGCGCCACGACGGCGCCGGCCCACCCCATGGCCCACCCCATGGCGTCCAGGCTATGGCTGGTTCAGCGCCGCCCTCATCGCTTCTTTGGGCGCGGGCCGGCCGGTGAACAACTCGACCTGGGTGAACGCCTGATTCAGCAGCATCTCCAGCCCGCTGATCACCCGACCGCCGGCTTCGGCCACGGCCGCGGCCAGCGGCGTCGGCCACGGATCGTAGATCGCGTCCACCAGCACCGGCGTGGCCGACAGCGCCGCCGCGTACCGGGCGGCCGCATCGGCGGGAATCGTGCTCACCACCGCGTCGACCCCGGCGGCCGTGACCCCGGCGAGGTCCTGCCAACGGGCCGAGGCGCCCAGCCGCTCGGCCAGTTCCACCAACGGGGCGGCCTTCTCACGATTGCGGGCGGCGACGGTCACCTGCCGGGCGCCCGACTCGACCACCGCGACCACCGCCGCGGGAGCGGTGCCGCCCGAACCGACCACCATCACATGCTCACCGACGGCGCCCAGCGCGCCCTTGACACCGTCGATGTCGGTGTTGTCGGCCAGCCAGCCGCCGTCCCGGCGCACCAGGGTGTTGGCCGATCCGACCAGCTCGGCGCGCGCGGTGCGCTGATCGGCGAACGTCAGGGCGGCGAACTTGCCGGGCATCGTCACCGACACCCCGACCCATTCCGGGCCGAAACCGCCCACGAGCACGGGCAGCTGCTCGGCGTCGCATTCGATGCGTTCGTAGGTCCAGCCGGTCAGGCCGAGCGCGCGGTAGGCGGCCAGATGCAGTTGCGGAGACCGGGAGTGCGCGATCGGCGATCCCAGCACCGCCGCCTTGCGCGCCGAACTGTCGGGCCGCGCCGAACTATCGGGCCGCGCCGAACTACCGGGCACTGTCGAGCACACCGTTGCGCAGGGCCTCCTGGATGTTGATCAGATGCTGCTCGTAGTCGCGGGTGAACAAGGTGGTGCCCTCCATGTCGATGGTCACGAAGAACAACCAGTCCCCCGGCTCGGGCTGTTCGGCGGCGAGCAGCGCGGACTTGCTGGGCGAACAGATCGGCGTGGCGGGCAGCCCCTCGCTCATGTAGGTGTTCCACGGCGTCACCTGGCCGCGGTCCTCGTCGGTGGTGGCCACCTCCTGCCGGTCCAGCGCATAGTTCACCGTCGAGTCGAACTCGAGCTTCTGGTTCACCGCCAGCCGGTTGTAGATCACCCGCGCGACCTTCGCGAAATCCTCCGGGGTGGATTCCCGCTGCACCAGCGACGCCACGGTGAGGATCTCGTAGGGTGACATGTTGGCCCGTTCCGCGGCCTCGAGCAGACCGTTCTGCGCATACAGCGCCGCACTGGCGGAGATCAGTGTCGAGAGGGTCTGCTGCGGGGTGGCCGCCGGGTTGATGTTCCAGGTGCCGGCCGCGATCAGCCCCTCCAGCCGGCGCGGATCGTCACCCATGGCCCGTACCGCCGGCTCGGCCCAGTGCGGCACCGACAGCGCCGCCGCCGGCGCGGTGCTCGCGACCTCGCGCAACTGCTCCACCGACATACATCGCTCTTCGCCGTCGAGATCCACACAACTGGCGCGCGCGATCATGGTGAGGATGCCTTCGGTGACCCGGTCGGTCTTGACGTCGCGGGTGTCGTCGAGTTGACGGCCCTCCGGGATCACCAGTTTGCCGACCCGGTTCTCCGGATCCGCCAGCCGGGCGACCGCATCGGCCGCCGGGATCTCGGTGCGCATCTTGTAGAAGCCGGGCTGGATCGACGAGATCGCCGCATTACCGGCGGCCGCGTCCACGAACGCCTTCACGGTGGCGACCACATTGTGTTCCTGCAGGGTCTGGCCGATCGCGGTGGTGGTGTCGCCGTCGCGCACCTCGATCACCACATCGGCCACCCCGTCGCCGCGGAAATCGGTCGGGGTGCCGAACATGCTGTGCCACAGCCGCGACCCCAGGAACACCGCGCCGATCATGACCACGATCAGCACGCTCAGCGACATTCCGATGGTCAGCCGTCTCCGGCGTCGCGCCCTCGCCTCACGCATCCGCTCGGCACGGGATCGTCCGGGCCGGGGCGGTCCGACCGCCGTCGGCTGGGCCCGGTACTGCGTCCACCCGTCAGTCATCCCCTGCCTCTCCGCGCGCCGACAGCGCCGCCCGGCGCTGATCCAACCAGCCCTGCAGGATGTCCACCGCGGCCACCTGATCGATCATCGCCCGTTGATCCCGGCTGCGGACACCGGCCGCCCGCAGGGACCGCTGGGCCGTCACCGTGGTCAGTCTCTCATCGGCCAGCCGTACCGGTACCGGATCGATCCGGCGCGCCAACTCATCGGCCAACGCGATCGCGTCCTGCGCCGCGGGTCCCATCCGGTCGGCGAGTGTGCGCGGGAGCCCCACGACCACCTCGACCGCGGACAGCTCGGCCACCAGCGCGGCCAGCCGCCGAAGATGCCGGCCGGACCGTTCACGGCGCACCGTCTCCAGCGGAGTGGCCAGCACGCCGTCCGGATCGCTGGCGGCCACCCCGATCCGCACCTTGCCGACGTCTACGCCGAGCCGCCGGCCGGGACCGGGATCAGGGGGCTGCAACGCGTCCCCGGGACGGTCCGGACGGCGCTCGCGGCTGTCATCCACACCTAGCTCCGGGCAATCTCCGCGCGTAGCGCGGCCAGTGCCGCATCGATGCCCGCCGCCTTCTTACCGGACCCCTGAGCCAGGTCCACCTTGCCGCCGCCGCGACCGTCGACCTCCGGGGCCAGCACCTTGACCAGGTTGTTGGCCCGCAGCCCGAGGTCCTGGGCGGCCGGGTTGACCGCCACCACGAACGGCACCGAGCCGTCGTCGGTGGCCGCCATCAGCGCCACCACCGCCGGATCCGAGCCCAGCTTGCCGCGGATGTCGCCGACCAGGTTGCGCAGCTCACCGGCGTTCAGGCCGGCGTCGATGCGCCGGGCCACCAGCCGCACCCTGCCGACCTGCTCGGCCTGGGCCACCGCATCGCTGACCGCCGCCTTGGCGTTGGCCAGCCGCAGCCGTTCCAGTTCCTTCTCGGCGGCCCGTAGCTTCTCCACCAGATTGGCCACCCGGTCGGGCACCTCCTCGGAGGGCACCTTCAGCGTCGAGGCCACCGCGGCCATCAGCGCGCGTTCCTTGCTCAGGTGGCGGAAGGAGTCGAGCCCGACGTACGCCTCGACCCGGCGCACCCCCGAACCCACCGAGGACTCGCCCAGGATCGTCACCGGGCCGATCTGCGCGGAGCTCTCCACATGGGTGCCGCCGCACAGTTCCAACGAGAACGGACCGCCGATCTCCACCACCCGGACCCGCTCGGGGTACTTCTCGCCGAACATCGCGATGGCGCCCATCGACTTGGCCTTCTCGAGTTCGGTGATGAAGGTGTTCACCTCGAAGTCGGCCTGGACCGCCTCGTTGGTCACCTCCTCGATCTGGGTGCGCTGCTGCTCGGACAACGGGCCCTGCCAGTTGAAGTCGAACCGCAGATAACCCGGCCGGTTCAGCGAACCGGCCTGAACCGCGTTGGGGCCCAGCACCTGCCGCAGCGCCGCATGCACCATGTGGGTGCCGGAGTGGCCCTGGGTCGCCCCGCGCCGCCACTCGGGGTCCACAGCGGCGATCACGGTGTCCCCCTCGACGAACTCGCCGGACTCCATGCTGACCCGGTGCACGAACAGTGTGTTGGCGATCTTCTGCACATCGGTGACCCGGGCGCGCGCGGCCATCGACGAACCGGTGCCCGTGATGGTGCCCTCGTCGGCGATCTGCCCACCGGACTCGGCGTAGAACGGGGTGCGGTCCAGCACGATCTCGACCTGTTGCGGAGGCGGGCTCTGCGAGCGCACCCGCGGCAGATGCGACACCACCGGCACCCGCTGACCGTCCACGAAGATACCGAGAATCTTTGCCTCGGAAGTCAATTCGTCGAACCCGGTGAACTCGGTGGGTCCGGCGTCGACCAGTTCGCGATACGCCGACAGGTCGGCATGGGCCTGTTTGCGGGCGGCGGCGTCGGCCTTGGCGCGTTCGCGCTGCTCGGCCATCAGGGTCCGGAAACCCTCCTCATCCACCGACAGCCCGGCCTCGGCGGCCATCTCCAGGGTCAGCTCGAGCGGGAAGCCGTAGGTGTCGTGCAGCGTGAACGCGTCCTTGCCGCTCAGCACGGTGGCGCCGGCGGCCTTGGTGGCCTTGGCGGCCTCCTCGAACAGCTTCGACCCCGACGACAGAGTGCGGTTGAACGCGGTCTCCTCGGCCACCGCGATGCGGTGGATCCGGTCGAAGTCGCTGATCAGGTTGCCGTAGGCGGGGCCCATGGTGTCCCGCACCGTGGCCATCAGATCGCCGACGATCGGGCGGTCCACGTCGAGCAGCTTGGCCGACCGGATGACCCGCCGCAGCAACCGGCGCAGCACATAGCCGCGGCCGTCGTTACCCGGGGTCACCCCGTCCCCGATCAGGATCGCCGCGGTACGGCTGTGGTCGGCGATGATCCGGTACCGCACATCGTCGGAATGACTGCCCTGGCCGTAGCCCCGTGGCGCCAGGCCGGCGACCAGATCGATCACCGGGCGGATCAGATCCGTCTCGTAGACGTTGTCGACGCCCTGCAGCAGGCAGGCCACCCGCTCGATGCCCATGCCGGTGTCGATGTTCTTCCGCGGCAGCGGGCCGAGGATCTCGTAGCCCTCCTTGGCCGGCCCGGCGCCGCGCTCGTTCTCCATGAACACGAGATTCCAGATCTCGATGTAGCGGTCCTCGTTGGCGATCGGGCCGCCCTCGACGCCGTAGTCCGGCCCGCGGTCGTAGTAGATCTCCGACGACGGTCCGCACGGCCCGGGGATGCCCATCGACCAGTAGTTGTCGGCCATGCCGCGGCGCTGGATCCGCTCCGGCGGCAGACCGGCGATCTCCTGCCACAGATCC contains:
- the efp gene encoding elongation factor P, which codes for MATTADFKNGLVLVIDGQLWQIVEFLHVKPGKGPAFVRTKLKNVVSGKTVDKTFNAGVKVETATVDRRDATYLYRDGSDFVFMDSENYEQHPLPESMVGDAAKFLLESLPVQIAFHDGSPLYLELPVSVELEVTHTEPGLQGDRSSAGTKPATVETGAEIQVPLFINTGDKVKVDTRDGSYLGRVTN
- a CDS encoding M24 family metallopeptidase yields the protein MTISQRRDRLRHHLADAELDAMLVTDLTNVRYLSGFTGSNAALLVKADGATAVLATDGRYRTQAARQAPDVELVIERACGPHLAGRAAADGIRRLGFESHVVTVDAHTALQQAAEGVELVRAPRIVERLREVKDAGEIAILRLACEAADAALTDLVAGGGLRPGRTEKQVRRDLESLMLDHGADGPSFETIVAAGANSAIPHHRPTDAELKAGDFVKIDFGALVAGYHSDMTRTFVLGPAAQWQHELYELVATAQRAGTEALRAGAPLREVDAAARQVIADAGYADNFGHGLGHGVGLHIHEAPGINAAAVGTLLAGSVVTVEPGVYLPDRGGVRIEDTLVVGETTPDLLTRFPKDLAVLD
- a CDS encoding B-4DMT family transporter yields the protein MSKWLLRGLVFAALMVVVRLFQGALINAWPVRATLISVTLVVAFAIVAFVWGYLDGRSDARANPDPDRRSDLSMAWLLAGLFAGVVSGAVCWFIGLFYESLYVEALINEVTTFAAFTALLTFLAALSGVALGRWLVDRKTPDQPRRRVGADGDTNADTDVFAAVQNGGGTTVEAPPQDRT
- the aroQ gene encoding type II 3-dehydroquinate dehydratase; amino-acid sequence: MTAQSTVYVINGPNLGRLGRRQPEVYGSTTHDDLVAMIEREATDLGLKAVVRQSDSEAELLGWIHDAADAGVPVILNAGAFTHTSIALRDACAELRAPLIEVHISNVHAREEFRHHSYLSAVATGVIVGLGVQGYLLALRYLANTGKSA
- the aroB gene encoding 3-dehydroquinate synthase translates to MTEPVTVDVQVDPPYPVIIGTGLLGELDRLLGGRHKVAVLHQPVLAQTAEAIRSRLADSGVDAHRIEIPDAEAGKDLPVVGFVWEVLGRIGLGRKDAIVSLGGGAATDVAGFVAATWLRGVDIVHIPTTLLGMVDAAVGGKTGINTDAGKNLVGAFHQPIGVLIDLATMETLPRNEIVAGMAEVVKAGFIADPKILDLIEANPQAALDPAGDVLPELIRRAVAVKAEVVAADEKESQLREILNYGHTLAHAIERRERYQWRHGAAVSVGLVYAAELGRLAGRLDDATADRHRSVLTALGLPVSYDADALPELLEFMRGDKKTRSGVLRFVVLDGLAKPGRLEGPDPSLLTAAYSEIAAQGSKA
- a CDS encoding shikimate kinase, with product MAPRAVLVGLPGSGKSTIGRRLAKALDLTLLDTDVVIEERTGRTIADIFATDGEPEFRRIEEEVIREALETHDGVLSLGGGAVTTPGVREALVGHTVIYLEIGLAEGVRRTGGSTVRPLLAGGDRTEKFRKLMAERGPLYRQVATMRINTNRRNPGAVVRQIVSRLEDSRPENAQNTSPRRRRRRRGGSGRSRREPATLTAEPSTDNPPTPAALAVRHAERRE
- the aroC gene encoding chorismate synthase, with the translated sequence MLRWITAGESHGRALVAVLEGMVAGVPVTSADIAEQLRRRRLGYGRGARMKFEQDEVTMLAGVRHGVTLGGPIAIQIGNTEWPKWETVMAPDPVDPAELADVARNAPLTRPRPGHADYAGMLKYGFDDARPVLERASARETAARVAAGTVARNFLREALGVEVISHIISIGASTPYDGPPPQPSDLAAIDESPVRAFGKDAEESMIAEIESAKRDGDTLGGVIEVVATGLPVGLGSFTSGDDRLDSQLAGAVMGIQAMKGVEIGDGFETARRRGSQAHDEMYPGPDGVSRSTNRAGGLEGGMTNGQPLRVRAAMKPISTVPRALSTVDMTTGEQASAIHQRSDVCAVPAAGVVVETMVALVLARAALKKFGGDSLTETRTNIDNYLRAVAAREPSARPAAQASG